A single window of Girardinichthys multiradiatus isolate DD_20200921_A chromosome 15, DD_fGirMul_XY1, whole genome shotgun sequence DNA harbors:
- the vrtn gene encoding vertnin — protein sequence MLVSGRPALLKPAGMIQRNEVVLPVLRELQEATESSGLDAVKRVAMKVERVLSPFQLPKAPCQNYPEWVHVDKAASALYPADAPQGLLPLSCNGEGNLLFDAASTLLVGNTGLSLELQVRTVVEMVLWKRYYLSGKIDSKMMLQAVRFSLSAEESEEMLNLPVTVLEAIFDADVKASCFPGSYANMWHVYAMSSVLQFNIYSIYPMFNLKIRPYFNRLIRPRTWPEDSEPQTIHIMWSGDMQSESLFRPKYFVSLVQASCLMSRSPESQEMSSPHRNEDQLNQESLLSYPSLKDKYNITKRTFYRWKRQTQEHCKKSATRYEAKYFLQACFLEGKLIPLHQFKEFFPEISRSSYYNWKHELLKSGGHFSTSSSAGEISPGESTEQEIWSSPEAKLDGSDHHDSVATMFGLNLGKLDAERAQNVAHMQEAKRYLQNCIAMNTSFPFRIFKRNFPGISRSTYYNWRREALLFNRRYKGTVGSSEDSSDADKSLSPKGQSLVLPGLSQPTGPRMRVWRRKHRSFRLAYLGKKQLREAAKLHVQTSNWSLTKFKLKFPTISSCFFWLWRNSKNHKTKKMMIIQSVEINVPESTGSKSNKIMEKQDGLPFVHIPQYLERSAVPDFDAPKLNHSFPSRVPVNEQMFSVDVVALANFKAKAKLFLQQRFEEKSFPTYKEFRSYFPLTARSTYYMWKRALYHGVSLVHG from the exons CTCTCCTCAAGCCTGCAGGCATGATCCAAAGGAATGAGGTCGTGCTGCCCGTCCTGCGAGAGCTCCAGGAGGCCACAGAAAGTTCTGGCCTGGACGCTGTGAAAAGAGTGGCCATGAAGGTAGAACGGGTCCTCTCTCCTTTCCAGCTCCCCAAAGCCCCCTGTCAGAACTATCCTGAGTGGGTGCATGTGGACAAAGCAGCCAGTGCTTTGTACCCTGCTGATGCACCTCAAGGACTCCTGCCTCTGAGCTGTAATGGAGAAGGCAACTTACTGTTTGATGCTGCAAGCACACTACTTGTGGGCAACACTGGACTCAGCTTGGAGCTACAG GTAAGAACTGTGGTAGAAATGGTGCTGTGGAAGAGATACTACTTATCTGGGAAGATTGATTCTAAAATGATGCTCCAAGCTGTTCGATTCAGTCTTAGCGCAGAAGAGTCTGAAGAAATGCTCAACCTGCCTGTGACCGTCCTGGAGGCCATATTTGATGCAGATGTTAAAGCGTCCTGCTTCCCTGGCTCCTATGCCAACATGTGGCATGTCTACGCCATGTCATCTGTCCTTCAGTTCAACATCTACTCTATCTACCCCATGTTCAACCTCAAGATCAGACCCTATTTCAATCGACTAATACGCCCAAGAACCTGGCCCGAAGACTCTGAGCCACAAACCATCCACATAATGTGGTCCGGGGACATGCAGTCTGAGTCCTTGTTCAGGCCGAAATATTTCGTCTCTCTGGTTCAAGCAAGCTGTCTCATGAGTAGAAGCCCTGAAAGTCAGGAGATGTCATCTCCACACAGGAATGAGGACCAGCTGAACCAGGAGTCGCTGCTTTCCTACCCAAGTTTGAAGGATAAGTACAACATCACCAAGAGGACCTTCTACCGCTGGAAGAGACAGACACAGGAACACTGCAAAAAGTCAGCAACAAGGTATGAGGCGAAATACTTCCTCCAGGCCTGCTTCTTGGAGGGCAAGCTCATTCCTCTGCACCAGTTTAAAGAGTTTTTCCCTGAGATCTCAAGGTCGTCGTACTACAACTGGAAGCATGAGCTTCTGAAATCTGGTGGACATTTCTCCACATCTTCCTCAGCTGGAGAGATTAGCCCTGGAGAGAGCACAGAGCAGGAGATCTGGTCCTCACCTGAAGCTAAACTAGACGGGTCAGACCACCACGACAGCGTGGCCACCATGTTTGGCCTTAACCTGGGCAAGCTGGATGCTGAGAGAGCTCAGAATGTAGCGCACATGCAGGAAGCTAAGCGCTATCTGCAGAACTGCATTGCCATGAATACTTCCTTCCCCTTCAGGATATTCAAGAGAAACTTCCCAGGAATTTCACGATCAACCTATTACAACTGGAGAAGAGAAGCTCTGCTCTTTAATCGGAGATACAAAGGCACTGTTGGCAGTAGTGAAGACAGCTCAGATGCTGACAAGAGTCTGAGCCCAAAAGGTCAGTCATTGGTGCTGCCTGGCCTTTCTCAACCCACTGGACCAAGAATGAGGGTCTGGAGACGGAAACACAGAAGTTTTAGGCTGGCTTATCTGGGTAAAAAACAACTAAGAGAAGCTGCAAAGTTGCATGTTCAGACGTCCAACTGGTCTTTGACTAAATTCAAGCTCAAGTTCCCCACCATTTCTTCATGTTTCTTTTGGCTGTGGCGCAACAGCAAaaaccacaagacaaagaagaTGATGATCATCCAGAGTGTCGAGATCAATGTCCCTGAGAGTACGGGGAGTAAAAGCAACAAGATAATGGAGAAGCAGGATGGGCTCCCATTTGTCCACATCCCCCAGTACCTGGAAAGGTCCGCTGTGCCTGATTTTGACGCCCCAAAGTTAAACCATTCCTTCCCCAGCAGGGTGCCTGTGAATGAGCAGATGTTTTCAGTGGATGTTGTTGCCCTCGCCAACTTCAAGGCCAAAGCCAAGCTCTTCCTTCAGCAACGCTTTGAGGAGAAGTCCTTCCCCACATACAAAGAGTTTCGGTCCTACTTCCCATTAACAGCACGCTCAACATACTACATGTGGAAGAGAGCTTTGTACCATGGAGTGTCACTGGTTCATGGGTAA